The following are encoded together in the Brachionichthys hirsutus isolate HB-005 unplaced genomic scaffold, CSIRO-AGI_Bhir_v1 contig_202, whole genome shotgun sequence genome:
- the LOC137912635 gene encoding fin bud initiation factor-like, whose amino-acid sequence MSFLRLLLCAGMLLLSLPACGAYYSGPLQPEMSNGTFHHYFVPDGDYEENDDPERCQMLFKMTDDRKCGLDEDRDGVIRDDFTIIRRQIEDAARVLEGIGKSVSYDLDGEDSYGKYLRRETSQISEAFTNSEKSLLELEVKFKQSQETELKEEHRLSDDFLNMMVQTRDLVRETLDVSLGLKDKHELLSLIIRSHGTRLSRLKNEYMKY is encoded by the coding sequence ATGTCTTTCCTTCGCCTGCTCCTGTGCGccgggatgctgctgctgtcgctgcCGGCGTGCGGCGCGTATTACAGCGGGCCGCTGCAGCCGGAGATGTCCAACGGCACTTTTCATCACTATTTCGTCCCCGACGGCGACTATGAAGAAAACGACGATCCGGAGAGATGCCAAATGCTGTTCAAAATGACGGACGACCGAAAGTGCGGTCTGGACGAGGACCGGGACGGCGTCATCCGCGATGATTTCACCATCATCAGGAGGCAGATCGAGGACGCGGCGAGGGTGCTGGAGGGGATCGGGAAAAGCGTCTCGTACGACCTGGACGGGGAGGACAGCTACGGTAAATATTTGCGCAGGGAGACGAGCCAAATCAGCGAGGCGTTTACGAATTCGGAGAAGTCCCTGCTGGAGCTTGAGGTGAAATTCAaacaaagccaggagacagagctgaaggaggagcacCGGCTGAGCGACGACTTCCTGAACATGATGGTGCAGACTCGGGACCTGGTGAGGGAGACGCTGGACGTGTCCCTGGGACTGAAGGACAAGCACGAGCTCCTGTCTCTGATCATCCGCAGCCACGGCACGAGACTGAGCAGACTGAAGAACGAGTACATGAAgtactga